A single genomic interval of Metasolibacillus fluoroglycofenilyticus harbors:
- a CDS encoding RNA polymerase alpha subunit C-terminal domain-containing protein, which yields MTKKTLRICEKGHRYYKSSDCNTCPKCEQDNKPTEGFLARLSSPARNALVHEGITTLEQLAQYTEKEVLKLHGIGRASLPIMRTALEEKGLSFRS from the coding sequence TTGACAAAAAAAACGTTAAGAATTTGTGAGAAAGGACATCGTTATTATAAAAGTAGCGATTGTAATACTTGCCCAAAATGTGAACAGGACAATAAACCAACTGAGGGATTTTTAGCGAGGTTATCTTCTCCAGCTAGGAATGCACTTGTACATGAGGGTATCACAACTTTAGAGCAGCTGGCGCAATATACAGAAAAAGAAGTTTTGAAGCTACATGGCATTGGACGCGCATCTTTACCAATAATGCGCACAGCATTAGAAGAAAAAGGGTTAAGCTTCCGCTCTTAA
- a CDS encoding stage V sporulation protein S produces MDSLKVSSRSNPNSVAGALVAVIREQGFVEMQAVGAGALNQAVKAVAIARGFVAPSGTDLICAPAFADITIAGEDRTALKLVVEKRNR; encoded by the coding sequence GTGGATTCATTAAAAGTATCATCTCGCTCAAATCCAAATTCTGTTGCAGGTGCACTTGTTGCCGTCATTCGTGAGCAAGGCTTTGTGGAAATGCAAGCAGTGGGAGCGGGAGCACTCAACCAGGCCGTGAAAGCTGTTGCAATAGCTAGAGGCTTTGTAGCACCGAGCGGAACTGATTTAATTTGCGCACCAGCATTTGCAGATATTACGATTGCAGGGGAAGATCGAACGGCACTCAAGTTAGTTGTAGAAAAAAGAAACCGATAA